One window of Watersipora subatra chromosome 3, tzWatSuba1.1, whole genome shotgun sequence genomic DNA carries:
- the LOC137390496 gene encoding uncharacterized protein encodes MDKDFGQKSGASGSKANATSEKGTKSNYYEEHVDFRKPVTKLGYRHSGEPEWNGELRDLVCKHRNEEQEIKTDIGEHHITHLTIDGDCHLSLADIAPHMTHLRLRNTSAVESLETFTSLKKLELYQIDLSLEWPGLPANSLEELHVIDCNMKTLPSW; translated from the exons ATGGACAAAGATTTTGGTCAGAAAAGTGGAGCTTCTGGTAGCAAGGCTAATGCCACCAGTGAAAAAGGTACTAAGAGTAATTATTATGAGGAGCATGTGGATTTCAGGAAACCTG TGACCAAACTGGGCTACAGACACTCTGGGGAGCCAGAATGGAATGGTGAGCTTAGAGACCTCGTGTGTAAACATAGAAATGAGGAGCAAGAAATTAAAACAGATATTGGAGAGCATCATATAACTCACCTAACAATTGATGGAGATTGCCACCTGTCACTAGCTGACATTGCCCCTCACATGACCCATTTACGCTTGcgaaacacttctgcagtagaAAG TCTGGAAACATTCACCAGCCTCAAGAAGTTAGAACTTTACCAGATTGACCTCTCACTAGAATGGCCAGGCTTGCCTGCAAACTCTCTGGAAGAGCTTCATGTTATTGACTGCAATATGAAAACTCTGCCCAGCTGGTAA